The sequence AATTGCGGCGGTGGTTACCACCACGAGACTCTTTGATGGAACTATGTAAATGCGCTGGTCGTTATAACCATAAGCGGATATTATCTCGATATCTTTATATTCATAAATCCACCAGTGATATCCGAAAAAGACATCCGTTGAAACTTTGTGCATTTTCTGCAGGGATTTCTCGATCCAGCTCTTTGGAACAAGCTGTTTGCCTTCCCAGATACCCTCCGTAAGGACAAGGAGACCTATTTTAGCCATGTCTTCGGGAATCATGTTCAGTCCCGCTCCTTTGTTTATCCCCTGCGAATCCTTTGACCATATTACCTCTGTTATTCCAAGAGGGTGAAAAAGATTTTCCTCTGCTAATTCCAGAGCAGATTTTCCGGTTAATCTCTGTATGGCGGCGGTTATCAAATGCGAAGCCCCGGTGTTATAGACAAATTTTTCACCGGGCGTATGTGCCATGGGCAGATTGAGCACGAATTGCACCCTATCGGGGCTATTAACAAACTTGTTGTAGATATTTCTTGGGTCACTATATGAATAAGCCCATTCATTCCATTCGAAACCGCAGGTGTTTTCCGGTACGTGCCTGATCTCTATTTCCTCTTTTTCCTTTGAGGGGTTTTCAAAAACATAGTCGGAGAAGATTTCTGTTATTTTGATTTGCTCAGATGAAATATAGCCTTTGTCAATCATTATGCCGACGAGCAGGGAATTTATGCTCTTTGTTGCGGAATAAAGTGCGTGAAGTTCATCTGGCGAGACTTGTGAGCCGTTTTCCTTGAAGTAATTTTCATAAACTACATAGCCGTCTTTTACTATGATAAGCGAGTGCAGTTCTTTCCAGAAGATTCTTTTGATATAAGATTCGAGTTCATCAAAGCTGTAACTGTCATCGTGCTTCCAGCTGTTGGTCGGCCAGTAATCAGGGATGAAGCCGAAGGCAATGGACGTTAAAAATAATATCACAATACAAAAAGCAAATTTCTTCATTGAAATATGGGCAGTTCTGTACAGAACCGCCCCCTCCTCTCGTTGTTTATTCTCCCTTTATGACTTTGAGGTTCCACTTAAGGAATGCCACGGTAATCTTGAATACACCTTTCAATATCTTTCCAGAAAAGAGGAAAATTCCTATCCCTATCAACATAATCCCAAATACAAAAAGCAGTTCCTGGTTGAGATTAGAAAAG comes from Kosmotoga arenicorallina S304 and encodes:
- a CDS encoding serine hydrolase domain-containing protein; the encoded protein is MILFLTSIAFGFIPDYWPTNSWKHDDSYSFDELESYIKRIFWKELHSLIIVKDGYVVYENYFKENGSQVSPDELHALYSATKSINSLLVGIMIDKGYISSEQIKITEIFSDYVFENPSKEKEEIEIRHVPENTCGFEWNEWAYSYSDPRNIYNKFVNSPDRVQFVLNLPMAHTPGEKFVYNTGASHLITAAIQRLTGKSALELAEENLFHPLGITEVIWSKDSQGINKGAGLNMIPEDMAKIGLLVLTEGIWEGKQLVPKSWIEKSLQKMHKVSTDVFFGYHWWIYEYKDIEIISAYGYNDQRIYIVPSKSLVVVTTAAISSEFSLTLLKDYILPKFE